Proteins from a genomic interval of Euleptes europaea isolate rEulEur1 chromosome 16, rEulEur1.hap1, whole genome shotgun sequence:
- the OBI1 gene encoding ORC ubiquitin ligase 1 yields MAQNVTLSLTLPITCHICLGKVRHPVLCANHHVFCSICIEVWLKNNSQCPACRIPITPESPCKEVIGGTSESNPVFTPVVRKQLRKTRLELLHKEYEDEIESLQKELEELTVKNLSLESQLKSILHPVTPDMSDKNRESPLLSDDGNKAACETLTTLTQKLQAANEMYEKAKADMEKLAEVNKKLRFENSGLVRENLRLKAEVGSRSPQKFGRFTVAALQSKLDQCERETNRLKKALERSDKYIEELESQVSHQKRDHEPMKEEAPDSEAAVPMEEKESGSTANENMLPKSPEECPDQNCLCTAHCPDDDQPGSGLLGSSNDVCLNSASQGCSDEPVAQCSAGRDVFADSQEVLLDIAGADMETCSEQTWDKIEDCEPYKDELYELPDPCTPLSLSCLQLNTPGSKDDPPAKEESPRKPSTFLRKLEFEDFGDALDDGHKDSPEHSASSCESSDNKEACFTSEKPVFWNRCQTNYDENLDFESSEPSTATSDSGESSVKSSEKAHHTNLPKKLHSVRSSEMNRTRTSSEASMDAAYLDKISELDSMMSESDNSKSPYYVSKSSSDLENSCKATQCPDLLNEKEKTMKERNEQNSLKCPLADDPSAEGNEWKSATFSILSPSALDIMEPFPLFGGRTSETSEIKPQSFLFQRELSPSFLFNNSGGSFEEQKLGSSLFKVAPELQNLQNQLQSPWSSSFVPDRKAKSLHTSTKRKIQSSLSSASPSKTTKN; encoded by the exons GTTCGCCACCCGGTGCTCTGTGCCAACCACCATGTCTTCTGCTCCATTTGCATTGAGGTGTGGCTGAAGAACAACAGTCAGTGTCCTGCTTGTCGGATCCCCATCACCCCCGAAAGTCCTTGCAAAGAAGTCATAG GGGGAACCAGTGAAAGTAACCCCGTGTTTACCCCCGTGGTCAGAAAACAGCTCCGCAAAACCCGGCTTGAGCTCCTTCATAAAGAGTATGAG GATGAGATAGAATCTCTGCAGAAAGAGCTGGAGGAGCTGACCGTCAAAAACCTGAGCTTGGAGTCCCAGCTGAAATCCATTTTGCACCCTGTGACTCCGGACATGTCTGACAAAAATCGAGAGAGCCCCCTTCTCTCGGATGACGGGAACAAAGCTGCCTGTGAGACTTTGACCACGCTGACCCAGAAGCTTCAGGCCGCTAATGAGATGTACGAAAAAGCCAAAGCCGACATGGAAAAGTTGGCGGAG GTAAACAAGAAACTGAGGTTTGAAAACAGCGGCCTTGTGAGGGAGAACTTGCGGCTAAAGGCTGAGGTTGGAAGTCGATCGCCCCAGaa GTTTGGACGGTTCACTGTAGCAGCACTTCAGTCCAAGCTTGATCAATGCGAGCGTGAGACGAACCGCCTTAAAAAGGCGCTGGAAAGGAGCGACAAGTACATAGAAGAGCTGGAGTCGCAGGTGTCGCACCAGAAGAGGGACCACGAACCCATGAAAGAAGAGGCACCGGACAGCGAAGCTGCTGTTCccatggaggagaaagaaagtgGAAGCACCGCTAATGAGAACATGCTCCCGAAAAGCCCGGAAGAGTGCCCGGATCAGAACTGTTTGTGCACGGCTCACTGCCCCGATGACGATCAACCTGGTAGCGGCCTGTTGGGTAGCAGTAATGATGTCTGCTTGAATTCAGCCAGTCAGGGTTGTTCAGATGAGCCCGTTGCCCAGTGCTCGGCTGGAAGGGATGTTTTCGCTGACTCCCAGGAGGTTCTCTTGGATATAGCTGGTGCGGACATGGAGACTTGTTCAGAGCAAACGTGGGATAAAATTGAGGACTGTGAGCCGTACAAAGACGAGCTTTATGAACTCCCTGACCCGTGTACGCCCTTATCTCTCAGTTGCCTCCAGTTGAACACTCCCGGCAGCAAGGATGACCCACCTGCCAAAGAAGAGAGTCCAAGGAAGCCATCGACTTTTCTAAGGAAACTGGAATTTGAGGATTTTGGGGATGCGTTGGATGACGGTCACAAGGACTCTCCGGAGCATAGTGCTAGCAGTTGCGAGAGCAGCGACAACAAAGAGGCTTGTTTTACCTCTGAGAAGCCAGTGTTCTGGAACAGGTGCCAGACCAACTACGACGAGAACTTGGACTTTGAAAGTTCAGAGCCCTCCACGGCCACCAGCGACTCCGGAGAGTCTTCGGTGAAATCCAGCGAAAAAGCACACCACACAAACTTGCCTAAAAAACTTCATTCCGTCCGCTCCTCGGAAATGAACCGCACCAGGACATCCAGCGAGGCTTCCATGGACGCTGCTTACCTGGACAAAATCTCGGAACTGGACTCCATGATGTCTGAATCGGACAACAGCAAAAGCCCTTATTATGTTTCTAAGTCGTCTTCGGACCTGGAGAATTCCTGCAAGGCGACCCAGTGTCCTGACCTTTTGAATGAAAAagagaaaaccatgaaggagAGGAATGAGCAGAACTCTCTGAAATGTCCTCTGGCAGACGATCCTTCAGCAGAGGGAAATGAATGGAAATCTGCTACTTTTTCAATCCTTTCCCCCTCTGCGTTAGACATAATGGAGCCTTTCCCGCTGTTTGGTGGGCGGACTTCAGAAACGAGCGAAATAAAACCTCAGAGTTTTTTATTCCAAAGAGAGCTTTCCCCCAGTTTTTTGTTTAACAACTCTGGAGGGTCATTTGAAGAACAAAAGCTGGGCTCCTCTCTCTTTAAGGTGGCACCTGAGCTGCAGAACCTCCAGAACCAGCTGCAGTCCCCTTGGTCCTCTTCCTTTGTTCCTGACAGGAAAGCCAAAAGCCTTCATACATCGacaaaaagaaaaattcaaagtAGCTTGTCTAGTGCAAGTCCGTCGAAAACCACCAAGAACTGA